In Alkalihalobacterium alkalinitrilicum, a genomic segment contains:
- a CDS encoding class I SAM-dependent methyltransferase, translated as MLEPKTNIEKLFVAIDESAELLKEELDITYLEALADAGENLFQGEVVQEISSATKKQLESRLAQIDFEVLHKEEVRKALQLAVLKGMKEATQPNHALTPDTVAIFISYLVNKITSKKEEVTIGDPAVGTGNLLTAVLNGLQKKKVKSYGLEADETLLHLAFVSANLQEQQIELYHQDSIRPLSLAPVDVILSDLPVGYYPNEEIAFQYELKAKEGRSFVHHLMIEKSVELTKENGYLIFLIPNFLFESDQAPALNAYLKEKTIILGLLQLPQTMFKNAQHGKSILILQKKGDEAVQPRQALLADMPSFSRQDALADMLKQIDRWFEEELNIS; from the coding sequence GTGTTAGAACCGAAGACAAATATAGAAAAGTTGTTTGTAGCGATTGATGAAAGTGCTGAACTACTAAAGGAAGAACTCGATATTACATATTTAGAAGCTTTAGCTGATGCGGGAGAAAATCTTTTTCAAGGTGAAGTGGTTCAAGAGATTTCGTCCGCAACTAAAAAACAATTGGAAAGTAGATTAGCTCAAATAGACTTTGAAGTCTTGCATAAAGAGGAAGTTAGAAAAGCTCTGCAATTAGCTGTGTTAAAAGGAATGAAAGAAGCGACGCAACCGAATCATGCCCTCACTCCTGATACAGTGGCAATATTTATAAGTTACTTAGTAAATAAGATTACGAGCAAAAAGGAAGAGGTGACCATTGGCGATCCAGCCGTTGGGACTGGAAATTTGTTAACGGCTGTTTTAAACGGACTGCAGAAAAAAAAGGTAAAAAGTTATGGACTAGAAGCAGATGAGACGTTGTTGCATCTAGCTTTTGTGAGTGCTAACTTGCAGGAACAACAAATTGAACTGTATCACCAAGACAGCATCAGACCGTTGAGCTTGGCACCAGTTGACGTCATTTTATCTGATTTACCAGTTGGTTATTATCCAAATGAAGAGATTGCCTTTCAATATGAGCTAAAGGCAAAAGAAGGACGATCGTTTGTCCATCACTTAATGATTGAAAAATCAGTTGAATTAACAAAAGAAAACGGATATCTGATTTTTCTTATTCCAAATTTTTTGTTCGAAAGTGACCAAGCTCCTGCCTTGAATGCATATCTTAAAGAAAAAACAATCATCTTAGGGTTACTACAGTTACCGCAAACGATGTTTAAAAACGCACAACATGGCAAAAGTATTTTAATCCTTCAAAAAAAGGGAGATGAAGCTGTTCAGCCGCGGCAAGCGTTACTGGCGGACATGCCATCATTTTCTCGTCAAGATGCGTTAGCAGATATGTTAAAGCAAATTGATCGTTGGTTTGAAGAAGAGTTAAACATTTCATAA
- the ytfJ gene encoding GerW family sporulation protein, producing the protein MSEHPIQGLMKTAMENLKEMVDVNTIVGDPVETPDGSVIMPISKVGFGFAAGGSEFVVDHKTATGTTETLNPFGGGSGGGVSITPIAFLVVSSTGVKMVHLDSNTHLYEKLLDFAPQVVDKIQQMVNNGTGNQDETKITTTTSTTSTFDDIDPNRLT; encoded by the coding sequence ATGTCAGAACATCCTATTCAAGGTTTAATGAAAACAGCGATGGAAAATTTAAAAGAAATGGTTGATGTTAATACGATCGTTGGTGATCCAGTAGAAACTCCAGATGGCAGTGTCATCATGCCAATTTCTAAGGTTGGTTTCGGATTTGCAGCAGGTGGGAGTGAATTTGTTGTTGATCATAAAACCGCTACTGGCACAACAGAAACTCTAAATCCATTTGGTGGAGGTAGTGGGGGTGGTGTCTCTATTACACCAATTGCCTTCTTAGTTGTTAGCTCGACAGGTGTGAAAATGGTACACCTCGATAGCAATACGCACTTATATGAAAAACTTCTTGATTTTGCACCACAAGTGGTTGATAAAATTCAACAAATGGTTAATAACGGTACTGGAAACCAAGATGAAACAAAAATTACAACAACAACGTCAACAACTTCAACATTTGACGATATCGATCCAAACCGATTAACTTAA
- the tpx gene encoding thiol peroxidase, which yields MANVTFKGNPVTLLGNEVKVGETAPDFTVLANDLSPVTLADSKGKVRLISVVPSVDTGVCDQQTRRFNEEAAGLGDVQVLTVSVDLPFAQKRWCAAAGIENLQTVSDHRDLSFGKAYGVAIEELRLLARAVFVIDANDKVSYVEYVSEATNHPNYEAAIEAVKAAQ from the coding sequence ATGGCAAATGTAACATTTAAAGGAAACCCTGTAACACTATTAGGTAACGAAGTGAAAGTTGGTGAAACTGCACCAGATTTTACAGTATTGGCTAACGACTTATCACCAGTAACATTAGCAGACAGCAAAGGGAAAGTACGTTTAATTAGTGTGGTTCCTTCTGTTGATACTGGAGTTTGTGATCAACAAACGCGTCGTTTCAATGAAGAAGCAGCTGGATTAGGTGATGTACAAGTCCTAACAGTGAGTGTGGACTTACCATTCGCACAAAAACGTTGGTGTGCAGCAGCAGGTATCGAAAACCTTCAAACGGTATCTGATCACCGTGATCTATCTTTCGGTAAAGCATATGGCGTAGCAATTGAAGAACTTCGTTTATTAGCTCGTGCAGTGTTTGTTATTGACGCTAATGATAAAGTATCATATGTAGAATATGTTTCAGAAGCGACAAACCATCCAAACTACGAAGCAGCAATCGAAGCTGTTAAGGCAGCTCAATAA
- a CDS encoding NAD kinase, with the protein MPNRKNVLFFYKHTPELKEKVSSLKEFAHSNGFQTVDEVKDANIIVSIGGDNAFLQALRKTNFQENCLYVGVNTDEIGFYTDFTINEVDKMFHSMKNEQVEVRKYSTIEVKIDEETPYFCLNECSIRSNVIKTLVIDVLIDDQHFETFRGDGMIVSTPTGSTAYNKSVRGAVVDPHLPSMQVSEIASLNNNDYRTLGTSFLLADDRTLKLQIVQDGNDYPIIGLDNEAVSIHHAKQLEIKVSTRQIKVLKLKNNSFWEKVQRKFL; encoded by the coding sequence ATGCCTAACCGTAAAAACGTCTTGTTCTTTTATAAACATACCCCTGAACTTAAAGAAAAAGTCTCCTCACTTAAGGAATTCGCCCATTCAAATGGATTTCAAACGGTAGATGAAGTGAAAGATGCTAATATTATTGTTTCCATTGGAGGCGACAATGCTTTTTTACAAGCATTAAGAAAAACAAATTTTCAAGAAAATTGCCTATACGTTGGTGTAAATACTGATGAAATTGGCTTCTATACCGACTTTACGATCAATGAAGTAGATAAAATGTTTCATTCCATGAAAAACGAACAAGTGGAAGTACGAAAATATTCAACGATCGAAGTCAAAATAGATGAGGAAACTCCATACTTTTGTCTCAACGAATGTAGTATTCGTTCTAACGTTATTAAAACGTTAGTTATTGACGTCTTAATTGATGATCAACATTTTGAAACGTTTCGAGGCGACGGTATGATCGTTTCAACACCTACAGGTAGTACCGCTTATAACAAGTCGGTCCGTGGAGCTGTAGTTGACCCACATCTTCCATCAATGCAAGTCAGTGAAATTGCTTCTTTAAATAATAACGACTACCGTACGCTTGGAACTTCATTTCTATTAGCTGACGATCGTACCCTTAAACTTCAAATTGTTCAAGACGGAAATGATTATCCAATTATTGGATTAGATAATGAAGCAGTGAGCATCCACCATGCTAAACAACTGGAAATTAAAGTGTCAACTCGTCAAATTAAAGTTTTAAAATTAAAAAACAATTCGTTCTGGGAGAAAGTTCAACGCAAGTTTTTGTAA
- a CDS encoding amidohydrolase, translating to MEFLMKVSGPMATLWHGGTFYTMKIENEKVEAVLTDKGVIKAIGNIADLEKKYQSEIVGRVNIHGGFAYPGFVDSHLHMIGYGERLLRLDLSEVQSAMKMKKLLLEKVNEAKEGEWIIGEGWNENNFSDRKIFHFTELDEMAPNNPMLLKRICRHALLANSKAMELANVKEETVDPQGGVIVRDTNGQPTGYFLDEAQELIKKVVPEDSADYLHKALTKSIDDMFQLGLVGGHTEDLSYYGSPDRPLHAFRQVIDGHSRKFRAHLLVHHQVAETVDKNLSRLFDNHPYIELGAVKVFADGALGGRTALLSNPYNDAPDTNGVAIHSQEDLDEIVKVARSMKKPVAIHVIGDLAVEHALNAIEKYPLVGELPDRLIHVQVLRKELMERMKKLPLILDIQPSFVATDFPWVEERLGYDRLSFSFAWKTLMNYGLICAGGSDAPIESVNPLLGIHAAVTRRKVTEDHGGYLPEQKLTMFEAIQLYTTGSAAAINAQEHRGLIQEGFLADFTILEKDLFQLKGNDILEAKPLMTVVDETIMYDQRRD from the coding sequence ATGGAATTTTTAATGAAAGTGAGTGGTCCGATGGCAACGTTATGGCACGGTGGAACTTTTTATACGATGAAAATTGAGAATGAAAAGGTTGAAGCGGTTCTAACCGATAAAGGGGTTATAAAAGCAATAGGAAATATTGCTGATTTGGAAAAAAAATATCAAAGTGAGATAGTAGGTAGAGTTAATATTCACGGCGGCTTTGCTTACCCAGGTTTTGTTGATAGTCACCTACATATGATCGGATATGGTGAACGTCTACTACGACTTGATTTATCTGAAGTTCAGTCGGCCATGAAGATGAAGAAGTTATTGTTAGAAAAAGTGAACGAAGCTAAAGAAGGAGAGTGGATTATTGGGGAAGGATGGAATGAAAATAATTTTTCAGATCGAAAAATTTTTCACTTTACAGAATTAGATGAAATGGCACCTAATAATCCAATGTTACTGAAGCGTATATGTCGTCACGCATTATTAGCAAATAGTAAAGCGATGGAACTAGCTAACGTTAAGGAAGAAACGGTAGATCCCCAAGGTGGGGTAATCGTTCGTGATACAAATGGTCAACCAACGGGTTATTTCCTAGATGAAGCACAAGAATTAATTAAAAAAGTAGTACCAGAAGATAGTGCAGACTACTTACATAAAGCGTTAACGAAGTCAATTGATGACATGTTTCAACTGGGTTTAGTAGGTGGCCATACAGAGGATTTATCCTATTACGGTTCTCCTGATCGACCTTTACACGCTTTTCGGCAGGTCATTGATGGACATTCAAGAAAATTCAGGGCGCATTTACTCGTTCACCATCAAGTCGCAGAAACAGTGGACAAAAATTTATCACGGTTATTCGATAACCATCCATATATCGAATTAGGGGCTGTTAAAGTTTTTGCTGATGGAGCTTTAGGTGGAAGAACGGCGCTCCTCAGTAATCCGTATAATGATGCACCAGATACGAATGGAGTAGCCATTCATTCTCAAGAAGATCTAGATGAGATTGTTAAGGTAGCAAGGTCGATGAAAAAACCAGTAGCAATTCATGTAATAGGTGACTTAGCGGTCGAACATGCATTAAATGCGATTGAGAAATATCCACTAGTGGGTGAGCTACCTGATCGATTAATTCATGTCCAAGTGTTAAGAAAAGAATTAATGGAACGGATGAAAAAGCTCCCGCTCATTCTCGATATTCAACCTTCATTTGTAGCTACTGATTTTCCTTGGGTCGAAGAACGGCTTGGATATGATCGTTTGTCTTTTTCATTTGCTTGGAAAACGTTAATGAATTACGGATTAATATGTGCTGGCGGATCAGATGCACCTATTGAAAGTGTAAATCCGTTACTTGGAATTCATGCAGCTGTTACTAGAAGGAAAGTAACTGAGGATCATGGTGGATATTTACCTGAACAAAAGTTAACAATGTTTGAAGCGATTCAATTATATACAACAGGTAGTGCCGCAGCGATTAACGCACAAGAACATCGCGGATTGATCCAAGAAGGATTTCTAGCTGATTTTACCATATTAGAAAAGGATCTCTTTCAACTCAAAGGAAATGACATTTTAGAGGCGAAACCTTTGATGACTGTTGTAGATGAAACGATTATGTATGATCAAAGAAGGGACTGA
- a CDS encoding nuclease-related domain-containing protein — protein sequence MHNTFFQIDTLLITTEKIYLFEVKNYEGDFLIEDDKWYTLTKTEIKNPVLQVKRSEFLFQRLLQELGFNTFITSLETYLIFMNPHFQLYQAPLNMQIIFPTQLKRFLNNLNKKSTNQLTEKHSQLAEKLLTRKTVNYSP from the coding sequence ATGCACAATACGTTTTTTCAAATCGATACACTATTAATAACTACAGAGAAAATCTACCTCTTTGAAGTCAAAAATTATGAAGGCGACTTTTTGATCGAAGACGATAAATGGTACACGTTAACGAAAACCGAAATCAAAAATCCCGTCCTTCAAGTAAAACGTAGTGAATTTTTATTTCAACGTTTACTCCAAGAACTTGGGTTTAACACTTTTATCACTTCACTTGAAACATACCTCATCTTCATGAATCCCCATTTTCAGCTATACCAAGCCCCACTCAATATGCAAATTATTTTTCCGACTCAGCTTAAACGATTTCTGAACAACTTAAACAAAAAATCGACAAACCAACTAACCGAAAAACATTCACAATTAGCAGAAAAACTGTTAACAAGAAAAACTGTTAACTATTCACCATAA
- the thiI gene encoding tRNA uracil 4-sulfurtransferase ThiI encodes MKYDHILVRIGELALKGKNRKVFERALASNITVVLKNYDIKVISTFGRIMIELKDNREGEIIEKLKNVFGIHSFSLALKTENDLDDIQKGALIALTDSRNQPVRTFKVTAKRPNKNFPIGSQELNHLVGGYILKNTEHITVDVHNPDVEVRVEVRETATYITCGNIRGAGGLPVGTGGKVMLMLSGGIDSPVAGYLTMKRGVKINAIHFHSPPYTNERAKEKVKELVQILTKFSGTIQLHLVPFTEMQTTIHEKVPSDYAMTIMRRMMLRISEKIAHEQKALAITTGESLGQVASQTLHSMNTINEVTNLPIIRPLVTMDKLEVIEVAKKIGTYETSILPFEDCCTIFLPPNSKTRPKRELANKFETNFDFAALIDRAVAETEIVTIRHQRNEQQVEDLF; translated from the coding sequence ATGAAATATGATCATATATTGGTGAGAATTGGTGAATTAGCATTAAAAGGGAAAAATAGGAAAGTGTTTGAAAGGGCATTAGCAAGCAATATTACTGTAGTATTAAAAAATTATGATATTAAAGTAATTTCGACTTTTGGAAGAATTATGATTGAACTAAAGGATAACCGAGAAGGTGAAATTATTGAGAAACTTAAAAATGTATTTGGGATTCATTCGTTTAGCCTTGCTTTAAAAACGGAAAATGATTTAGACGACATCCAAAAAGGAGCACTTATTGCCCTTACTGACAGCAGAAATCAGCCTGTTCGAACGTTTAAAGTAACGGCTAAACGCCCTAATAAAAATTTTCCGATTGGTTCACAGGAATTAAATCATCTTGTAGGTGGATACATTCTCAAAAATACTGAGCATATTACCGTTGATGTCCACAATCCAGATGTGGAAGTAAGAGTAGAAGTTAGGGAAACGGCTACTTATATTACTTGCGGCAATATTCGGGGTGCAGGTGGATTACCTGTAGGTACAGGTGGAAAAGTTATGCTTATGTTGTCTGGTGGGATCGATAGTCCAGTTGCTGGTTATTTGACAATGAAACGTGGGGTAAAGATCAATGCGATTCACTTCCATAGTCCGCCGTACACGAATGAACGGGCAAAAGAAAAAGTAAAAGAATTAGTGCAAATTTTAACGAAGTTTAGCGGGACGATTCAGTTGCATCTCGTGCCATTTACAGAGATGCAGACAACGATTCATGAAAAAGTCCCTAGTGATTATGCGATGACGATTATGAGAAGAATGATGCTACGAATAAGTGAAAAAATCGCTCATGAGCAAAAAGCCCTTGCGATTACAACAGGAGAAAGCTTAGGGCAAGTAGCTAGTCAGACGCTTCATAGTATGAATACCATCAATGAAGTGACCAATTTACCAATCATCCGTCCATTAGTAACGATGGACAAGTTAGAAGTGATCGAAGTTGCTAAAAAGATTGGCACCTACGAAACCTCTATTTTGCCTTTTGAAGATTGTTGTACGATCTTTTTACCACCTAACTCTAAAACGAGACCAAAAAGAGAATTAGCTAATAAATTTGAAACGAATTTTGATTTCGCTGCACTAATCGATCGAGCTGTTGCTGAAACAGAAATTGTCACGATACGACATCAAAGGAATGAACAACAAGTCGAAGATTTATTTTAA
- the sppA gene encoding signal peptide peptidase SppA produces the protein MSKKRWLALLAVTVLFILSTTINLRAPATSSNWDELFSADDRKWVERTLREGDRKEKIVVLDVNGVIQDQDDTSFLFSSVGYRHRTFLSMLEYAAKDPDVEGIIIRVNSPGGGVVESAEIYDKIRSIQEEYFKKIYVSMGSMAASGGYYIAAPADKIFANTSTITGSLGVIMQSYNVSELAEQIGIQEQTIKSGEYKDIMSPTREMTEDERAILQSIIDDAYVEFVDVIVEGRGLPEEEVRNIADGRIYSGSQAVQLDLVDDIKSYEETVDALIEDLGLGNLQVIRYETSVGFNDLLQLSAQRLSMNQGDLLGLQQLVRQTNSPTLMYLYTK, from the coding sequence ATGAGTAAAAAAAGATGGCTAGCTTTATTAGCAGTTACTGTATTATTTATTCTTTCAACGACCATAAATTTAAGGGCGCCAGCTACATCGTCCAATTGGGATGAGTTGTTTAGTGCTGATGACCGTAAGTGGGTCGAGCGAACATTACGTGAAGGAGATCGAAAAGAAAAAATTGTCGTACTCGATGTCAATGGTGTTATTCAAGATCAAGATGACACATCGTTTTTATTCAGTAGTGTGGGTTATAGGCACCGCACATTTTTATCAATGCTTGAGTACGCCGCAAAAGATCCAGATGTAGAGGGAATCATTATTCGAGTAAATTCACCAGGTGGTGGAGTTGTTGAGAGTGCAGAAATTTACGATAAAATTCGTAGTATTCAAGAGGAGTATTTTAAAAAGATTTATGTTTCCATGGGAAGTATGGCCGCTTCAGGTGGGTATTACATAGCAGCTCCAGCCGATAAAATTTTTGCTAATACTTCTACAATTACGGGTTCACTAGGTGTTATTATGCAGTCTTACAATGTATCAGAATTAGCTGAACAGATCGGAATTCAGGAACAAACAATTAAAAGTGGTGAATATAAAGATATTATGTCTCCAACGCGAGAGATGACAGAAGATGAAAGGGCCATTTTACAATCTATTATTGATGATGCATATGTTGAATTTGTTGATGTTATTGTAGAAGGAAGAGGATTACCTGAAGAAGAAGTAAGGAATATCGCAGATGGTCGAATTTATAGTGGTTCTCAAGCAGTTCAACTTGATTTGGTCGATGATATTAAAAGTTATGAAGAGACGGTCGACGCTTTAATCGAAGACTTAGGGCTTGGCAACTTGCAAGTAATCCGTTATGAAACATCTGTTGGATTTAACGATTTATTACAGTTATCAGCTCAACGATTATCAATGAACCAAGGTGATTTGCTAGGATTACAGCAGTTAGTACGTCAAACGAATTCCCCGACCTTAATGTATTTATATACGAAGTAG
- the mbcS gene encoding acyl-CoA synthetase MbcS: MKREDLIAPEYYNLSQEVEKFAKNEDLVAIKWLSEAGELRNVTYVELVKNVNKIANAFVSQGLKQGDPVLLLLPRLPEAYFTYLACLKAGLVIIPCSEMLRAKDLVYRINHAEAKAVIAYYQFTTEVNLIQEEMPSLTHKFVVGAEEAGWTSLDALAANESEEYEGAKTKRDEMAFLPYTSGTTGNPKAVVHTHGWAYAHLQTASKKWLGVEEGDAVWATAAPGWQKWIWSPFLSTIGMGATAFVYHGKFEPNKYLQLLQDHEINVLCCTPTEYRLMAKVDNIEQYSLPALRSTVSAGEPLNRQVIDTFKKHFNVEVRDGYGQTENTLLVGTLMGMEIKPGSMGKPTPGNQVEVIDEDGNPVKPGEVGDIAVHRSTPALFTEYYKDPERTAMAFRGDWYITGDQATKDEDGYFWFEGRSDDIIISSGYTIGPFEVEDALTKHSAVKECAVVGSPDEIRGSIVKAFIVLRNPEDEKDENLIPSLQEHVKTLTAPYKYPRSIEFVSDLPKTTSGKIRRVELRQREKEMKA; encoded by the coding sequence ATGAAACGCGAAGATTTAATCGCTCCAGAGTATTATAATTTGTCTCAAGAAGTAGAAAAATTTGCTAAAAATGAAGATCTAGTCGCTATTAAATGGTTGAGTGAGGCTGGTGAATTACGCAATGTAACGTATGTAGAATTAGTTAAAAATGTAAATAAAATTGCAAACGCTTTCGTTAGTCAAGGATTAAAACAAGGAGATCCAGTATTGTTACTTCTCCCAAGATTGCCAGAAGCATACTTTACTTATTTAGCATGTTTAAAAGCAGGACTAGTTATTATCCCGTGTTCTGAGATGCTTCGGGCAAAAGATTTAGTTTATCGTATTAATCATGCTGAAGCGAAAGCAGTTATCGCATATTATCAATTCACAACGGAAGTAAATCTAATTCAAGAAGAAATGCCATCTTTAACTCACAAGTTTGTTGTTGGAGCCGAAGAAGCAGGTTGGACATCGCTTGATGCTTTAGCAGCTAATGAAAGTGAAGAATATGAAGGTGCTAAAACAAAACGTGATGAAATGGCATTTTTACCATATACTTCGGGTACAACAGGAAACCCGAAAGCTGTAGTGCATACACATGGCTGGGCGTACGCTCATCTTCAAACAGCATCTAAAAAATGGTTAGGCGTAGAAGAAGGAGACGCGGTTTGGGCAACAGCTGCACCAGGTTGGCAGAAATGGATTTGGAGTCCGTTCCTTTCAACAATTGGTATGGGAGCGACAGCTTTCGTATATCATGGGAAGTTTGAGCCGAATAAATATTTACAACTTCTTCAAGACCATGAAATTAACGTATTATGTTGTACACCAACAGAATATCGCTTAATGGCTAAAGTAGACAATATCGAACAATATTCCTTACCAGCTCTACGTAGTACAGTATCAGCAGGCGAGCCACTGAATCGACAAGTAATTGATACATTTAAGAAACATTTTAATGTAGAAGTTCGTGATGGTTATGGCCAAACGGAAAACACTTTACTAGTTGGTACGCTAATGGGTATGGAAATTAAACCAGGTTCAATGGGTAAACCAACACCAGGAAATCAGGTCGAAGTAATTGATGAAGATGGAAATCCTGTAAAACCAGGTGAAGTAGGAGATATAGCAGTACATCGTAGTACACCTGCGCTCTTCACTGAGTATTATAAAGATCCTGAACGTACAGCGATGGCGTTCCGTGGAGATTGGTATATTACTGGTGACCAAGCGACTAAAGATGAAGATGGATACTTCTGGTTTGAAGGACGCAGTGATGATATCATCATTAGTTCTGGATATACAATTGGGCCATTTGAAGTTGAAGATGCCCTAACTAAACATTCAGCAGTTAAGGAATGTGCAGTAGTCGGTAGTCCAGATGAAATTCGAGGAAGTATTGTTAAAGCATTTATCGTTTTGAGAAATCCAGAAGATGAAAAAGATGAAAATCTAATTCCAAGCTTACAGGAACATGTAAAAACGTTAACGGCTCCGTACAAATATCCAAGAAGTATTGAATTTGTTTCCGACTTACCGAAAACAACATCAGGAAAGATTCGTCGTGTTGAATTACGACAACGTGAAAAAGAAATGAAAGCTTAA
- a CDS encoding RDD family protein has translation MENNYNELQENELTEVINEPKKYRYAGFWMRLWAFLLDGIVIYSVNGLITYPLLRLLDLSRETIWFFSIAGVLTALVGFIYFTLMTKWFSQTLGKQLFGLKVIQVSGESLSWKTVMFREVVGRYLHYPFFPLKLLYLIIPFSSRKQGLHDRIADTFVIHEER, from the coding sequence ATGGAAAATAATTATAATGAACTACAAGAAAATGAATTAACTGAAGTGATAAATGAACCAAAAAAGTACCGTTATGCAGGCTTTTGGATGAGATTATGGGCGTTTTTATTAGATGGTATCGTCATTTATAGTGTTAATGGTCTAATTACCTACCCACTATTAAGATTATTGGATCTATCGAGGGAAACCATTTGGTTTTTTTCAATTGCAGGAGTTTTAACAGCTTTAGTGGGTTTTATTTATTTTACACTTATGACCAAATGGTTTTCACAAACACTTGGAAAACAATTATTTGGATTGAAAGTCATACAAGTAAGCGGCGAGTCCCTCTCTTGGAAGACTGTCATGTTTCGAGAAGTCGTCGGACGATATTTGCACTATCCATTTTTCCCATTAAAATTATTGTATTTGATCATTCCTTTTTCAAGCAGGAAACAAGGGTTGCATGATCGGATTGCGGACACATTTGTAATACACGAAGAAAGATAA
- a CDS encoding DUF2953 domain-containing protein codes for MNIFILVILIILLLLFIIFITKLNIFISYYHNGDDDELMVRVRAWRILSYTFKAPLIKIDKDSPSIIVEEEQSIGGIEDEKKVKLTFERIMRDLEKFKDFLQQVVGFHKIVRRFLSHVSVRDMRWTTNIGVSDAALTGFLSGMAWSVKGGIIGLIANYTKMKQLPKIAINPHFQQTVSQTDLKCIVSFRVGYSIIAGILVLRHWKRRPVSLRANDEKA; via the coding sequence ATGAATATCTTCATTCTCGTTATATTAATAATCTTACTGCTTTTATTTATTATCTTCATAACCAAACTAAATATTTTCATTAGCTATTATCATAATGGGGATGATGATGAATTAATGGTCAGGGTTCGTGCATGGAGAATTTTGTCTTACACTTTTAAAGCCCCTTTAATAAAAATTGATAAAGATTCCCCTTCGATAATTGTTGAAGAGGAACAAAGTATTGGTGGTATAGAAGATGAAAAGAAAGTAAAACTAACTTTTGAGAGGATTATGAGAGACCTCGAAAAGTTTAAAGATTTTTTGCAACAGGTCGTCGGATTTCACAAAATTGTTCGGCGTTTCTTAAGTCATGTATCGGTACGAGATATGAGATGGACGACAAACATCGGTGTATCGGACGCCGCATTAACTGGCTTTTTATCGGGTATGGCTTGGTCTGTTAAAGGAGGAATAATCGGTCTTATTGCTAACTATACAAAAATGAAGCAGCTACCAAAGATCGCAATAAACCCTCACTTTCAACAGACTGTATCTCAAACAGATTTAAAATGTATAGTTTCGTTTAGAGTCGGATATTCTATCATCGCAGGAATTCTTGTTTTAAGACATTGGAAAAGACGTCCCGTTTCATTAAGAGCTAACGATGAAAAAGCTTAG
- a CDS encoding alpha/beta-type small acid-soluble spore protein has product MANNNNSNSNQLVVPGVQQALDQMKYEIASEFGVQLGPDATSRANGSVGGEITKRLVQMAEQQMSGYQQQ; this is encoded by the coding sequence ATGGCAAACAACAACAACTCAAACTCAAATCAATTAGTTGTACCTGGAGTACAGCAAGCTCTAGACCAAATGAAATACGAAATCGCTTCTGAGTTCGGTGTTCAACTTGGTCCAGATGCTACTTCTCGCGCTAACGGTTCTGTCGGTGGTGAAATCACTAAACGTTTAGTTCAAATGGCAGAACAACAAATGAGTGGTTACCAACAACAATAA